Proteins co-encoded in one Synechococcus elongatus PCC 6301 genomic window:
- a CDS encoding sensor domain-containing diguanylate cyclase translates to MKIDFQTLAITLIILNSLQTTALTIQARLMQFTPKLDRWGAGNVCFILGLALHVFTSNNTVSRVSADAALILGSALIYLGTQNILGLPHPWGRRSFQLTILSSWAALGVIEANAPASSLSQAILTGTIALCSGLTARLLYFYRQQFLLIPALFLGSIFLIATFAYSGMAMLAILDLVNDRWIQLSFLQLATDFQLLITSTLWTFGLILTENQQAIAVSKEEQATTEQIFDVSPDAILITQLSDGLIVRVNQSFLELIDQPKENVIGRSILDLNFWKNQHDRSRMIDCLLSQGSREDLEVGLQRPDQSNFIGQVTAKLIKINSKFHIISTIHDVTQRRKSEDLLRQSVERLEPAFQGSLAAIWDWDLVTSDLYFSSRSLEILGYQEGDIPPKISSFFSLLHPDDRIFVQSALDAHSSSAKYPYDVEYRIQQKSGEYRWFQSTGIAVRDEQNKPYRMVGSTIDITRRKQAEEALRESEQNYRTVVNSGHVLIWLADKNGDHYYFNSVWLNFTGRSLEQELDSGSIEGVLSADLQSYLSNYRTAFSQHNSYKAEYRLRRHDGEYRWILEEGSPRYDTHGNFIGYIGHCLDIHDRKIAETALYREQEFTRILLDSLSDGVVACDAEGNLVLFNQVARSWHSYLPPRSSASEWSALYNIYQPNGSDLMPTDALPLFRAFRHEIVQDVEMMIKDPSKSERWVVCSGGPFFDDQNQFLGAVIAMRDVTAERKTKQQLQEALVEAQRLRAALDQVSSHIYMKDLQFRYIYANRSALDFVDRSLEEILGKDDFFFFSEEAAKLLQAIDSRVFQGEQTTEEIHLVNPKDGQLRVYLEIKTPIYESAQSSNIIGLLGISTDITEQKKLEQKLQQQATTDALTGILNRRQFITLAQAELNRIYRIQRDTSLSLVIIDIDHFKTINDSYGHTVGDQVLILWTNICQQNIREVDIFARLGGDEFVLMLPETNGKQAYQVMDRIRQLVIQQSLHLPQQAIAITISVGIAVWTPEILTLDQFLERADRALYQAKQQGRDRIILLDTSSEEIIE, encoded by the coding sequence ATGAAAATTGACTTTCAGACTTTAGCTATTACCCTCATCATTCTCAATAGTCTGCAGACAACTGCTCTGACCATCCAAGCGCGCCTAATGCAGTTCACACCCAAACTGGATCGCTGGGGGGCTGGCAACGTCTGTTTTATCCTTGGTTTAGCACTACACGTATTTACCAGCAATAATACGGTGAGCCGAGTGAGTGCTGATGCAGCACTAATCCTTGGCTCAGCACTGATCTATTTAGGGACCCAAAACATCCTAGGTCTACCCCATCCATGGGGAAGACGTTCTTTTCAGCTCACAATTTTGAGTAGTTGGGCAGCGCTTGGAGTCATTGAAGCTAATGCTCCAGCCTCTTCGCTTTCTCAAGCTATTTTGACAGGTACGATCGCTCTTTGTTCTGGCCTAACAGCAAGACTTCTCTACTTTTATCGTCAGCAGTTTCTTTTAATTCCAGCTCTTTTTCTGGGCAGCATATTTCTAATTGCTACGTTTGCTTATAGCGGTATGGCTATGCTAGCAATTCTCGATTTAGTCAATGATCGTTGGATTCAGCTAAGTTTTTTGCAGTTAGCAACTGACTTTCAGCTTTTAATTACAAGTACGCTGTGGACTTTTGGTTTAATTTTAACAGAAAATCAACAAGCGATCGCTGTTAGCAAAGAAGAACAGGCAACGACAGAGCAAATTTTCGATGTAAGTCCCGATGCTATTCTAATTACACAACTTTCAGATGGTCTAATTGTTAGGGTTAATCAAAGTTTTCTAGAGCTAATTGACCAACCTAAAGAAAATGTCATTGGAAGATCAATTCTTGATCTGAACTTTTGGAAAAATCAGCACGATCGCAGTCGGATGATCGATTGTCTCTTATCCCAAGGCTCTCGTGAAGACCTGGAAGTTGGATTACAACGTCCCGATCAGAGTAATTTTATTGGACAAGTTACAGCTAAACTTATTAAAATAAATTCAAAGTTTCATATTATTAGCACTATTCATGATGTGACTCAGCGCCGGAAATCTGAAGACTTATTACGGCAGAGTGTAGAGCGTCTTGAGCCTGCATTTCAGGGATCTTTAGCAGCAATTTGGGACTGGGATCTCGTTACTAGCGATCTTTATTTTTCTTCTCGTTCCCTTGAAATTTTAGGGTATCAAGAAGGTGACATTCCCCCAAAAATCTCAAGCTTTTTCAGTCTTTTACATCCCGATGACCGTATTTTTGTTCAATCAGCTTTAGATGCTCATTCTTCATCAGCTAAATATCCTTACGATGTGGAGTATCGTATTCAACAAAAATCAGGAGAATATCGCTGGTTTCAGTCAACCGGAATTGCCGTTCGAGATGAACAAAACAAGCCTTATCGCATGGTAGGGTCGACAATTGATATCACTAGACGAAAGCAGGCTGAAGAGGCATTGCGAGAGAGCGAACAAAACTATCGCACTGTTGTCAACTCTGGGCATGTTCTCATCTGGTTGGCAGACAAAAATGGAGACCATTATTATTTCAATTCAGTTTGGCTTAACTTTACTGGACGTTCTTTAGAGCAAGAATTAGATAGCGGGTCTATTGAAGGAGTTTTATCGGCAGATCTTCAAAGCTACTTGAGTAATTACAGAACTGCTTTCTCACAACACAATAGTTATAAGGCTGAATACCGTTTACGTCGTCACGATGGTGAATATCGTTGGATTCTTGAGGAGGGGAGCCCTAGATACGACACTCATGGAAACTTCATTGGATACATAGGTCACTGCTTAGATATTCACGATCGCAAGATTGCCGAAACAGCGTTATATCGTGAGCAAGAATTTACACGGATTCTTTTAGATAGTTTGAGTGATGGTGTAGTTGCCTGCGATGCTGAAGGGAACTTAGTACTTTTCAATCAAGTTGCGAGAAGCTGGCATAGCTACTTACCCCCCCGCTCTTCAGCCAGCGAATGGAGTGCCCTCTATAACATCTATCAACCCAATGGATCTGATCTTATGCCGACTGATGCTCTACCGTTATTCAGAGCATTCCGTCATGAGATAGTTCAGGATGTTGAAATGATGATCAAAGATCCATCCAAGTCAGAACGATGGGTCGTTTGTTCAGGTGGGCCTTTTTTTGATGATCAGAATCAATTTTTAGGCGCTGTCATTGCCATGCGCGATGTTACAGCTGAGAGAAAAACAAAACAACAACTTCAAGAAGCTTTAGTAGAAGCACAACGTCTTCGAGCGGCACTCGATCAGGTCAGCTCTCATATCTATATGAAAGACCTTCAGTTTCGTTACATCTATGCCAATAGATCGGCTTTAGATTTTGTTGATCGCTCTTTGGAAGAAATCTTGGGCAAGGATGATTTTTTCTTTTTCTCCGAAGAGGCTGCAAAATTATTACAAGCTATCGACTCTCGTGTTTTCCAAGGAGAGCAGACTACGGAAGAAATCCATCTCGTCAACCCTAAAGATGGACAATTACGAGTCTACCTAGAAATCAAAACGCCTATCTATGAATCGGCACAAAGTAGTAATATTATTGGATTACTCGGTATTTCAACTGACATTACTGAACAAAAGAAGCTAGAACAAAAATTGCAGCAACAGGCAACAACAGATGCCCTGACTGGCATTCTGAATCGCCGTCAGTTTATTACACTTGCTCAAGCTGAACTTAACCGAATCTATCGTATCCAACGTGACACTTCACTCTCTTTAGTGATCATTGACATCGATCATTTCAAAACAATTAATGACAGCTACGGTCATACGGTTGGCGATCAGGTTTTAATTCTCTGGACCAATATTTGCCAACAAAATATTCGCGAAGTGGATATTTTTGCTCGGCTGGGGGGGGATGAGTTTGTATTAATGCTTCCTGAAACCAATGGGAAGCAAGCATATCAAGTGATGGATCGCATCCGCCAGCTCGTTATTCAGCAATCTCTCCATCTTCCTCAACAAGCGATCGCCATTACCATTAGTGTTGGCATTGCAGTCTGGACACCTGAAATTCTGACACTTGATCAATTCCTTGAACGTGCTGATCGTGCTCTGTATCAAGCCAAACAGCAGGGGCGCGATCGCATTATTTTATTAGATACTTCTTCAGAAGAAATAATTGAATAA
- a CDS encoding diflavin flavoprotein, with product MSEGRHRDIQPSWVAAGLMVLRARSWERLRFEVEYGLGHGTTSNAYLVQGDRTILINPPGASFTEIFLNRLEAQCPIGELDAVLLSHVSPNRVSTLKELMRLNPGLQVIVSNPAAQALEKLWQVEAQEAPIPPLDLKIIRTEESLDLGRGKVLQLLPTPIPRWPDGLCVLDEQTGWLLSDKFFAAHLCQDQIFDQGWTSFREDQRYYFDCVMAPQVRQVQTVLAKFSRLPIQGYAPSHGPLIRYGLHDLTAAYVSWSDRQLQQPQMVALLYASAYGSTATIAEAIAQGITKAGVRVEALNCEVESMDDIRRTLERCDGVVIGSPTLGGHAPTPIQTALGTILATVARDKPVGVFGSFGWSGEAIDLLESKLKDAGFRLAFEPIRVRFKPTTATLKICEESGTDLAQALQRQRRQVSRQSSSKLQDSETEATAQAVGRILGSLCVLTTQKEDVRSGMLASWVSQATFNPPGISVAVARDRAVESLLHQGDRFVLNVLGEDKNLAIQKHFLKPFSPGADRLEGIESSPSDQGHPILAEAIAWLECRVANRMECGDHWLVYAVVESGQVQDPEVRTAIHHRKSGSYY from the coding sequence ATGAGCGAAGGACGTCACCGCGATATCCAACCGAGCTGGGTGGCTGCAGGACTGATGGTGCTGCGGGCTCGAAGCTGGGAACGTCTGCGCTTTGAAGTGGAGTATGGCCTTGGGCATGGCACAACCAGCAATGCCTACCTTGTGCAGGGCGATCGCACGATTCTGATCAACCCGCCCGGCGCTTCCTTTACTGAAATTTTCCTCAATCGCCTTGAAGCTCAATGCCCGATTGGTGAGCTCGATGCGGTGCTCCTCAGTCACGTCAGCCCCAACCGCGTTAGCACCCTCAAGGAGTTGATGCGTCTCAATCCTGGGTTGCAGGTGATCGTCTCGAATCCAGCCGCCCAAGCCCTTGAAAAGCTCTGGCAAGTCGAGGCACAAGAAGCCCCCATCCCACCCTTAGATCTAAAGATTATCCGGACAGAAGAAAGTCTTGATCTCGGACGGGGCAAGGTTCTGCAACTGCTGCCGACGCCGATTCCGCGCTGGCCGGATGGGCTTTGCGTTTTGGATGAGCAAACAGGTTGGCTGCTCTCTGATAAGTTCTTTGCGGCACACCTATGCCAAGACCAAATTTTTGATCAAGGCTGGACTTCGTTCCGCGAGGATCAGCGCTACTACTTTGACTGCGTCATGGCACCCCAAGTCCGCCAAGTGCAGACGGTGTTGGCTAAATTTAGCCGCCTACCTATCCAAGGGTATGCTCCCAGCCATGGTCCGCTGATTCGCTACGGCCTGCACGATTTGACAGCGGCCTATGTCAGTTGGAGCGATCGCCAACTTCAACAACCACAGATGGTAGCGCTGCTCTATGCTTCGGCCTATGGCAGCACTGCCACGATCGCAGAGGCGATCGCCCAAGGAATTACCAAGGCGGGCGTTCGGGTGGAAGCTTTAAATTGCGAAGTTGAAAGCATGGATGACATCCGCCGAACACTGGAAAGGTGCGACGGCGTTGTGATTGGATCCCCAACTTTGGGAGGCCATGCACCCACACCCATCCAAACGGCGTTGGGGACAATTTTGGCAACCGTTGCGCGCGATAAGCCGGTCGGTGTTTTCGGCTCATTTGGCTGGAGTGGTGAAGCGATCGATCTTCTGGAAAGCAAGTTAAAAGATGCTGGTTTTCGCCTTGCCTTTGAACCGATTCGCGTTCGCTTTAAACCAACAACAGCAACCCTAAAAATCTGTGAAGAGTCAGGCACCGATCTCGCCCAAGCCCTGCAACGACAGCGCCGCCAAGTGAGTCGCCAAAGCAGCTCCAAACTACAAGACAGTGAAACTGAAGCAACCGCACAAGCAGTAGGACGCATCCTCGGATCACTCTGTGTTTTGACGACTCAAAAAGAGGATGTCCGCAGTGGCATGCTAGCTTCGTGGGTCTCACAAGCAACCTTTAATCCACCAGGGATTAGTGTTGCAGTTGCGCGCGATCGCGCCGTCGAGTCACTCTTGCATCAAGGCGATCGCTTTGTCCTCAATGTCCTTGGCGAGGACAAAAATCTAGCAATTCAAAAGCATTTTCTCAAACCCTTCAGCCCTGGAGCCGATCGTCTAGAGGGTATTGAGTCTAGCCCCAGTGATCAAGGGCATCCTATCTTGGCTGAGGCCATCGCTTGGTTAGAATGTCGCGTCGCTAATCGCATGGAATGTGGCGATCATTGGCTGGTCTATGCAGTCGTTGAATCAGGTCAAGTTCAAGATCCTGAGGTTCGGACAGCCATCCATCATCGCAAGAGTGGCAGCTACTACTAA